From the genome of Lutzomyia longipalpis isolate SR_M1_2022 chromosome 2, ASM2433408v1, one region includes:
- the LOC129789013 gene encoding uncharacterized protein LOC129789013, with the protein MTMEILPELFVCLMFYSCGAWMALNVLVDQSIYDTEMLLPEFVGIICACFIGVLLLGSRAHRKKIVFVHFYILACGTALLMICGVLCIIDQPRPIPAIYLGAVGHGIVYIAGLSYIHFRAAGRRSFRLALCHVVYIVGYATTVHGHFIYGPLGWMYTGGSFVLYSASSGLLFFLINELLHGLGVYDYKKCLDSELHLANEKKDNFRDALIPETDRRSTDTNYWATRLNVPPIVFTPTKKMRLQQQNILTLGLIFSKITNALVFLEIFIGFAFLTSSFIGSNIGFIHLYFLLGGIIFGCVISLTVNAKHLHIVYTMALTICLLTASVLYSVQHYDESGVFFWLFYFFLGFGYFLPDIGILDITNLQYTEGALASGYFIQYAIVALTRFGHWKYPENIPQSESLLWQYTGSFVGICLLLLIVIAILYPKTLNFSLLDIQWAILYKEDRWKAKNHEILAAGSTSVGPSLPRQVSRADSSEPVQHSQPPQQPDERPAFMRAQSAQSTLRSMPPRQPDDMPMFHNPWYPQKPPSINDPNPNGVDNLAYDYGSMKTRQIVPRINKIN; encoded by the exons ATGACGATGGAAATACTTCCGGAATTGTTTG TGTGCCTCATGTTCTACTCTTGTGGAGCATGGATGGCTCTCAATGTTTTAGTGGATCAGAGTATTTATGATACGGAGATGCTTCTTCCGGAATTTGTGGGAATTATTTGTGCCTGCTTCATTGGGGTACTCCTCTTGGGATCCCGTGCAcatcgaaagaaaattgtctttgtCCACTTTTACATCTTAGCCTGTGGAACAGCCTTGCTGATGATCTGTGGTGTACTATGTATCATCGACCAACCAC GTCCAATACCAGCTATCTATTTGGGAGCTGTGGGTCATGGTATTGTCTACATTGCGGGCTTAAGTTACATCCACTTCCGTGCAGCAGGGAGAAGATCATTCAGACTTGCTCTCTGTCATGTTGTGTACATTGTGGGCTATGCTACAACAGTTCATGGACACTTCATTTACGGACCACTCGGTTGGATGTACACAGGTGGAAGCTTTGTTCTCTACAGCGCAAGTTCGGGGCTTCTCTTCTTCCTCATCAATGAACTCCTGCATGGACTTGGTGTGTATGACTACAAAAAATGTCTCGATAGTGAATTACATTTGGCCAATGAGAAGAAAGATAACTTCAGAGATGCCCTCATACCTGAAACGGATCGTCGTAGTACGGATACTAATTACTGGGCCACAAGACTAAATGTTCCGCCAATTGTCTTTACACCGACAAAGAAGATGCGCCTACAACAGCAAAATATTCTAACATTGGGGCTGATCTTCAGCAAGATCACAAATGCCCTtgttttcttggaaattttcattggattTGCCTTCCTAACATCATCCTTCATTGGAAGCAACATTGGATTCATCCACCTGTATTTCCTTCTTGGAGGTATCATCTTTGGCTGCGTGATTTCCTTAACAGTTAACGCCAAACATCTTCACATTGTCTACACAATGGCTCTCACAATTTGCCTCTTAACGGCCTCAGTGCTCTACTCTGTGCAGCACTACGATGAGTCTGGTGTCTTCTTCTGGCTTTTCTATTTCTTCCTCGGTTTCGGCTACTTCCTGCCAGACATTGGAATTCTCGATATTACAAATCTTCAGTATACCGAAGGTGCTCTTGCTAGTGGCTACTTCATCCAATATGCCATCGTTGCACTCACAAGATTCGGCCATTGGAAGTATCCTGAAAATATTCCACAATCTGAAAGTCTTCTATGGCAGTACACGGGCTCATTTGTTGGAATATGTCTTCTCTTGCTCATCGTCATTGCAATCTTGTATCCAAAAACACTCAATTTCTCCCTGTTGGACATTCAGTGGGCAATCCTGTACAAAGAAGATAGATGGAAGGCGAAGAATCATGAAATTCTTGCAGCTGGAAGTACATCAGTTGGCCCGAGTTTACCACGTCAGGTATCAAGAGCAGACAGCAGTGAACCAGTACAGCATTCACAACCACCACAGCAGCCAGATGAACGTCCAGCATTCATGAGAGCTCAATCAGCTCAGAGTACTCTGCGTTCCATGCCACCGAGACAACCTGATGATATGCCAATGTTCCATAATCCGTGGTACCCTCAGAAGCCGCCCAGCATAAATGATCCCAACCCCAATGGTGTGGACAATCTGGCCTACGACTACGGAAGCATGAAGACTCGTCAGATTGTTCCACGCATTAacaagattaattaa